In a genomic window of Cytobacillus sp. FSL H8-0458:
- the tatC gene encoding twin-arginine translocase subunit TatC, which yields MNNEAVNVLQHFEELRKRLMIIAAVFIAFLALSFIFVSDIYQWLVRDLDFKLAVLGPSEILWVYFMLASVVAIAAAIPVAAHQIWLFVSPALTGMEKKVALSYIPALFLLFITGIAFGYFILLPLVLNFLVTLSGDMFTAFFTTEKYFQFVLHLTLPFGFLFELPVVIMFLTSLGILNPYSLQKIRKYAYFALIVVAILVTPPDFISDILVTLPLLLLYEASVSLSKIIYDRKQKKQAVLQ from the coding sequence ATGAACAATGAGGCAGTAAATGTTCTCCAGCATTTTGAGGAGCTCCGGAAGAGGCTGATGATTATAGCTGCTGTCTTTATAGCGTTCTTGGCACTATCCTTTATTTTTGTCAGCGACATTTACCAGTGGCTGGTTAGGGATCTGGACTTTAAATTGGCTGTTCTCGGCCCCTCTGAGATTTTATGGGTCTATTTCATGCTTGCGTCTGTAGTCGCCATTGCTGCCGCCATCCCGGTAGCTGCCCATCAAATCTGGCTGTTCGTCAGTCCGGCGCTTACCGGAATGGAGAAAAAGGTGGCCTTATCCTATATTCCCGCTTTATTTTTGCTGTTTATTACCGGTATAGCATTTGGATATTTCATCCTTTTGCCGCTGGTTCTGAATTTTTTAGTGACCTTATCCGGAGATATGTTCACCGCCTTTTTTACAACGGAAAAATACTTTCAATTCGTGCTGCATTTAACACTGCCATTTGGCTTTCTGTTCGAGCTTCCGGTTGTGATTATGTTCCTGACCAGTCTTGGCATACTCAATCCCTATTCGCTGCAGAAGATAAGGAAGTATGCCTATTTCGCACTGATTGTGGTGGCCATATTAGTTACACCGCCTGATTTCATCTCAGATATACTGGTTACATTGCCTCTCCTGCTGCTGTATGAGGCTAGCGTGAGCCTGTCCAAAATTATATATGACAGAAAGCAGAAAAAGCAGGCTGTTTTGCAGTAA
- a CDS encoding twin-arginine translocase TatA/TatE family subunit: MLSNIGIPGLIIVLVLALIIFGPSKLPEIGRAFGTTLKEFKKSTRELVSDEQPEDKKKELL, translated from the coding sequence ATGCTATCAAATATCGGGATACCAGGATTGATTATTGTTCTAGTGCTGGCGCTGATCATTTTCGGCCCATCCAAGCTTCCTGAAATCGGGAGAGCATTCGGCACCACCCTGAAGGAATTCAAGAAATCCACACGCGAACTTGTTTCAGACGAACAGCCGGAAGATAAGAAAAAAGAATTGCTGTAA
- a CDS encoding PhoX family protein: MTELNRRKFLTYVGTGVGALTVASTGLGAMVPKAEAKGVEAASQLFGFQKKISGLNFKPIDPTDTDDLVLPRGYKYDVVAAYGDVINKKGDTFGFNNDFTLYFPIDKDKRGLLWVNHEYSSDLFVHGARPANGKYTAAQIQKMLYNQGGSIIEVYRDKEGTWKMDTDSKYARRITGLTPFQLTGPAKGSKAVGGATNVQGTFANCSGGMTLWGTVLSAEENFESTSKDAGLNDTHYGWIVEIDPFDPNFKPRKHTALGRFNHENAAVGLSNDNRVVVYMGDDKKDACVYKFISKNKYVKSRGKANADLLEEGTLYVANMGSGKWVPLTIENVQKAAKGNADLLKKFQTQADVAVHCHEAALLVGGTPTDRPEDVEISPFDKTVFIAHTNNDKHGNFHGHITRFIEEGDDLGALTFDFEIFAAGGKQSGFSAPDNLTFDSLGNLWTVTDMSSSKLNTGIYTHFANNGMFVIPTIGKNTGEAFQFASAPVEAELTGPSFTPNETTLFLSIQHPGEETEDLNNLTSKWPHRKGDTMPRPGVVAITGFKY, encoded by the coding sequence ATGACTGAATTAAATCGCCGCAAGTTCTTAACGTATGTAGGTACAGGTGTGGGAGCATTGACTGTAGCTTCGACAGGTTTGGGGGCAATGGTTCCAAAAGCGGAAGCTAAGGGTGTGGAGGCAGCCTCCCAATTATTCGGATTTCAGAAAAAAATCTCTGGTTTAAATTTTAAGCCGATTGATCCGACAGATACAGATGACCTTGTTTTGCCTCGTGGTTACAAATACGATGTTGTGGCAGCCTATGGAGATGTCATTAATAAAAAAGGCGATACATTCGGCTTTAACAATGACTTTACATTATATTTTCCAATTGATAAGGACAAGCGCGGTCTATTATGGGTGAATCATGAATATTCAAGTGATCTATTTGTTCATGGTGCAAGGCCGGCAAATGGCAAATATACCGCAGCGCAAATTCAGAAAATGCTTTATAACCAGGGTGGATCGATAATCGAGGTATACCGTGATAAAGAAGGTACCTGGAAAATGGATACGGATTCCAAATATGCCCGCCGTATTACAGGCTTGACACCGTTCCAGCTTACAGGTCCTGCCAAAGGTTCAAAAGCAGTGGGCGGTGCAACGAATGTACAGGGGACTTTTGCCAATTGTTCCGGCGGCATGACATTGTGGGGCACGGTTTTATCAGCTGAGGAAAATTTCGAATCTACCTCTAAGGATGCGGGATTAAATGATACACATTATGGCTGGATTGTGGAAATCGATCCGTTTGATCCTAATTTTAAGCCGCGCAAGCACACCGCCCTTGGTCGTTTCAACCATGAAAATGCAGCAGTCGGCCTGAGCAATGACAATCGGGTTGTGGTATATATGGGTGATGATAAAAAAGATGCATGCGTGTATAAGTTCATCAGCAAAAATAAATATGTAAAGTCCCGCGGAAAAGCCAATGCAGACCTTCTTGAAGAAGGGACACTTTATGTGGCTAATATGGGCAGCGGAAAATGGGTGCCATTAACGATTGAAAATGTACAGAAAGCCGCCAAAGGGAACGCAGATCTTTTAAAGAAATTCCAAACGCAGGCTGATGTGGCTGTTCACTGCCATGAAGCAGCTCTGCTTGTTGGCGGAACGCCGACTGACCGTCCGGAAGATGTGGAAATCAGCCCGTTCGATAAAACGGTATTCATTGCCCACACCAACAATGATAAACATGGCAACTTCCACGGCCATATTACCAGATTTATCGAAGAGGGAGATGATCTGGGGGCACTTACTTTTGATTTTGAAATCTTCGCAGCCGGCGGAAAACAGAGCGGATTCAGTGCACCTGACAATCTGACTTTCGATAGCCTTGGCAATCTCTGGACTGTTACAGATATGTCGTCAAGCAAGCTGAATACAGGAATCTACACGCATTTCGCCAACAATGGCATGTTTGTCATCCCGACGATCGGAAAAAATACAGGTGAAGCCTTTCAGTTTGCTTCAGCTCCCGTTGAAGCAGAACTGACTGGACCATCCTTTACACCAAACGAAACAACCCTGTTCCTGTCCATTCAGCACCCGGGAGAAGAGACGGAAGACCTGAACAATCTGACAAGCAAATGGCCGCATCGCAAGGGAGACACCATGCCGCGTCCGGGGGTTGTAGCGATTACAGGCTTCAAATACTAG
- a CDS encoding alanine/glycine:cation symporter family protein, translating into MEAFVNQLNGILWSTPVIYICLAIGLFFSVLTRFLQVRHIKDMVLLMFQGKSSAAGVSSFQALSIALSGRVGTGNIAGTATAIAMGGPGAVFWMWAIAFIGAGSAFVESTLAQIYKVKKDGLYRGGPAYYIEKGIGIKWFAVLFAISALLAMALLMPGIQSNSIALGMENAFGIDKTVTGLIIIGLLALIIFGGVKRIATVAQYTVPFMAVGYILVALIIIAMNIGELPGVFSLIFSSAFGADSMFGGIIGSAIAWGVKRGIYSNEAGQGTGPHAAAAAEVSHPAKQGLVQAFSVYIDTLFVCSATAFMILFTGMFNTVGADGKTPIVENLPGVEAGPGYTQAAVESVLPGFGAGFVAVSLFFFAFTTIMAYYYMAETNVAYLISGKNSKLAMFILKIVLLAATFYGAVKTAGLAWALGDVGLGLMVWLNLIAIVILRKPALIALKDYEAQKKQGLDPVFNSKKLGIKNAEYWEEEYKPQEEKVS; encoded by the coding sequence TTGGAAGCTTTTGTTAATCAGCTAAACGGTATTTTATGGAGTACACCTGTTATCTACATCTGTCTTGCAATAGGGTTGTTCTTCTCAGTCTTAACTCGATTTCTACAGGTCCGCCATATCAAGGATATGGTACTGCTCATGTTTCAAGGGAAAAGTTCCGCAGCGGGCGTTTCGTCTTTCCAGGCCTTATCTATTGCTCTTTCCGGCCGTGTAGGAACTGGTAACATTGCAGGTACTGCCACTGCCATCGCGATGGGTGGTCCTGGTGCTGTATTCTGGATGTGGGCCATTGCTTTTATCGGAGCAGGCAGTGCGTTCGTTGAATCAACGCTGGCTCAGATTTACAAAGTGAAAAAAGACGGGCTATACCGAGGCGGTCCGGCCTATTATATTGAAAAGGGAATCGGAATTAAATGGTTTGCCGTCCTTTTCGCAATTTCTGCTTTGCTTGCTATGGCACTTTTAATGCCTGGCATCCAGTCAAACTCAATTGCGCTTGGAATGGAAAATGCGTTTGGCATAGACAAAACAGTAACAGGCCTTATTATTATCGGTTTACTTGCCTTGATTATTTTCGGCGGTGTTAAGCGTATTGCAACTGTAGCTCAATATACGGTCCCTTTTATGGCAGTGGGATATATTTTAGTCGCTTTAATTATTATTGCCATGAACATTGGTGAGCTGCCTGGCGTTTTTTCGTTAATCTTCAGCAGTGCCTTTGGCGCAGACTCCATGTTTGGGGGAATTATCGGAAGTGCGATCGCATGGGGTGTAAAACGCGGAATTTATTCGAACGAAGCTGGTCAGGGTACAGGCCCGCATGCTGCTGCAGCTGCTGAGGTTTCCCACCCTGCCAAGCAAGGTCTTGTACAGGCATTCTCTGTATATATTGATACGCTATTCGTATGTTCGGCAACAGCTTTCATGATCCTATTCACTGGAATGTTCAATACAGTCGGTGCTGATGGAAAGACTCCAATTGTAGAAAACCTTCCAGGAGTGGAAGCTGGACCTGGTTATACACAGGCAGCTGTTGAATCTGTGCTTCCAGGCTTCGGTGCCGGATTCGTTGCTGTTTCTCTTTTCTTCTTTGCTTTCACAACCATTATGGCCTACTATTATATGGCTGAAACAAATGTAGCTTACCTGATAAGCGGCAAGAACAGCAAGCTGGCGATGTTTATTCTGAAGATTGTCTTACTTGCTGCGACATTCTATGGTGCTGTTAAAACAGCAGGCCTGGCGTGGGCACTTGGAGATGTTGGCTTGGGACTAATGGTTTGGCTGAACTTGATTGCCATCGTTATCTTAAGAAAACCGGCTTTGATTGCACTGAAAGATTACGAGGCCCAGAAGAAGCAAGGTCTTGATCCAGTATTCAATTCCAAGAAGCTTGGCATTAAAAATGCTGAGTATTGGGAAGAGGAATACAAGCCTCAGGAAGAAAAAGTATCTTAA
- a CDS encoding MFS transporter, with translation MVKQTKRNLMIMWFANFFVAGSMTMVLPFISLYIESFGDHSPTYVQHWSGWTFAITFVTAFLFSPVWGRIGDLFGRRKILILSGIGMGISIFLMGYVTNVWQLFFLRLFTGIFTGFIGMSQAFISTQTPKEIAGRVMGTLQTGSITGSLMGPLLGGVLADLFGFSDTFKWTSIAIFVSAFLVFFTKEHRIQTQKGEKTRYSSKAVIQHIISNPVLLTVMLISTLVQIAHFSIQPILSLYVSELHGPENLAFFAGIAFSAAGLGNLLMARQWGKIGDQHGYIKTLVILLFLAGVFYLPGGFVSNMWQLVLVRFALGVTIGGIIPVRIAYIRQEAPVAMQGEVLGYNTSLRFFGNIIGPVIGGLISGYLGFSAVFVVTSFLLILSGLILLGAMNRHPKLAKDSY, from the coding sequence ATGGTAAAACAAACGAAAAGAAATTTAATGATTATGTGGTTTGCCAATTTTTTTGTGGCAGGCAGCATGACGATGGTGCTTCCCTTTATTTCGTTATATATAGAAAGTTTTGGCGACCATTCTCCTACCTATGTGCAGCATTGGTCAGGGTGGACGTTTGCGATTACATTTGTGACTGCGTTTCTTTTTTCACCTGTATGGGGAAGAATCGGGGACCTTTTTGGGCGCAGGAAAATATTGATTCTGTCCGGAATCGGCATGGGGATATCCATCTTCCTGATGGGATATGTGACAAACGTGTGGCAGCTGTTTTTTCTCAGGCTGTTTACGGGAATTTTTACAGGCTTCATCGGAATGTCACAGGCGTTTATTTCCACGCAGACTCCGAAGGAAATTGCCGGCAGGGTGATGGGGACACTGCAGACCGGAAGCATCACAGGTTCATTGATGGGCCCTCTTCTCGGCGGAGTCCTTGCAGATTTATTCGGATTTTCAGATACCTTCAAATGGACCTCCATCGCCATCTTTGTTTCCGCTTTTCTTGTCTTTTTCACAAAAGAACACAGAATCCAAACTCAAAAGGGCGAGAAAACGCGGTATTCAAGCAAGGCGGTCATTCAGCATATTATCAGTAATCCCGTCCTTCTGACAGTTATGCTGATATCAACGCTTGTTCAAATCGCACACTTCAGCATCCAGCCTATCCTATCCCTATATGTCAGTGAATTGCACGGACCGGAAAATCTGGCGTTTTTTGCGGGAATTGCTTTTTCAGCTGCAGGGCTTGGCAATCTTCTGATGGCCCGGCAGTGGGGGAAAATCGGGGACCAGCATGGCTATATAAAAACATTGGTTATTCTCCTCTTCCTCGCTGGCGTGTTTTATCTGCCGGGCGGATTTGTCTCAAACATGTGGCAGCTTGTTCTAGTCCGCTTTGCGCTTGGTGTTACCATCGGGGGCATCATCCCTGTTCGGATTGCTTATATTCGCCAGGAAGCGCCCGTTGCCATGCAGGGTGAAGTGCTTGGCTACAACACAAGCCTCCGATTTTTCGGGAATATTATCGGCCCCGTCATCGGCGGCTTGATCTCAGGCTATTTGGGTTTTTCTGCAGTCTTCGTAGTCACAAGCTTCCTGCTTATCCTGAGCGGACTGATTCTGCTTGGTGCCATGAACCGTCATCCGAAGCTGGCGAAGGATTCCTATTAA
- a CDS encoding CoA-disulfide reductase, producing MKLLVIGGVAASMSAASKLRRMDDKAEITVYEKGKFLSYGACGLPYYISGENDDYRKMIARTQEQFAERNIKTYLQHEVLKVDTNKKEVTVKDLASGEKFTDTYDKLMIGTGTFPIMPPFPGADLENVHVLKTMEDGMVLKEISRKPGVKNVVIVGGGYIGIEVVEAMKTLGKNVRVIEMGERILAPFDKEITDIAEKEIRDHGVELNLGEKVESFSGNGKVQSVKTDKGTYKADLVLVAVGVKPATKFLEGSGIEMAENGAIIIDREMRTNIEGVYAAGDCAQVYHKVLEENDYIPLGTNANKCGRLAGANIAGSHEKYVGTLGSAAIKIFDMELGRTGLSEEDAKKLGIRYTTEFVKAADHPDYYPKQTPIWIKLICEKATNRILGAHAIGNKGVVLRIDVFAVAIHNKMAAEELGMVDLCYAPPFAGVWDAVHIASNAARK from the coding sequence ATGAAACTGCTGGTTATTGGCGGGGTGGCTGCAAGTATGTCAGCCGCATCGAAATTAAGAAGAATGGACGATAAAGCGGAAATTACCGTCTATGAAAAAGGAAAATTTTTATCCTACGGTGCCTGCGGTCTTCCGTATTATATATCCGGCGAAAATGATGATTATCGTAAAATGATCGCAAGAACACAGGAGCAATTTGCTGAGAGGAACATTAAAACGTATCTGCAGCATGAAGTTTTAAAAGTGGATACAAACAAAAAGGAAGTAACGGTTAAAGACCTTGCATCAGGAGAAAAATTTACGGATACATACGATAAGCTGATGATTGGAACTGGCACGTTTCCGATCATGCCCCCATTTCCGGGGGCCGATCTCGAGAATGTTCATGTGCTGAAAACAATGGAAGATGGGATGGTACTAAAAGAAATTTCCCGCAAACCAGGAGTGAAGAATGTCGTCATCGTCGGCGGCGGCTATATTGGCATTGAAGTGGTTGAAGCGATGAAAACCCTTGGCAAAAATGTGCGGGTTATTGAAATGGGTGAGAGAATCTTAGCTCCTTTCGATAAGGAAATAACCGATATCGCTGAAAAAGAAATTCGTGATCACGGTGTAGAACTGAACCTGGGTGAAAAGGTGGAAAGCTTCAGCGGCAATGGGAAAGTGCAAAGTGTCAAAACGGATAAAGGCACTTATAAAGCAGATTTAGTGCTTGTTGCTGTAGGTGTAAAGCCTGCTACGAAGTTTCTGGAAGGATCGGGAATAGAGATGGCCGAAAATGGTGCCATTATCATCGACCGTGAAATGCGGACAAATATTGAAGGTGTTTATGCTGCGGGGGACTGCGCACAGGTTTATCACAAGGTGCTTGAAGAAAATGATTATATCCCGCTTGGAACAAACGCGAACAAGTGCGGCCGTCTGGCTGGGGCCAATATAGCCGGCAGTCATGAAAAATATGTGGGAACCCTGGGAAGTGCCGCGATTAAAATTTTTGATATGGAGCTTGGAAGAACGGGGCTTTCCGAGGAAGATGCCAAAAAGCTTGGTATAAGGTACACAACCGAATTTGTGAAAGCAGCTGATCATCCGGACTACTATCCGAAACAGACTCCTATCTGGATCAAGCTGATCTGTGAGAAAGCAACAAACCGAATTCTCGGAGCCCACGCCATTGGAAATAAAGGAGTGGTCCTTCGAATCGATGTATTTGCCGTTGCCATCCACAATAAAATGGCAGCAGAAGAGCTTGGCATGGTGGATCTCTGTTATGCCCCGCCGTTTGCGGGTGTCTGGGATGCTGTCCATATCGCAAGCAATGCAGCGAGAAAATAA
- a CDS encoding class II aldolase/adducin family protein, protein MAVNNTYLDDQEAKELICEIGRRIYNKNFVAANDGNISIKVNGFELWTTPTGVSKGFMTPDMMVKMDLSGNILEGKMKPSSEVKMHLRVYQENPEAKAVVHAHPPVATSFAIAGTSLEKPVSPEAVVLLGKVPVAPYATPGTQEVPDSIAPYCRNYNAVLLANHGALTWGRDITEAYFRMESLEHYALMLMYSEHIIQKSNELSTGQIAELISIREKMGIKTGGVPVPKSEKKIRTAPGLPEEMIENIVRRVTEEVLKNVLK, encoded by the coding sequence ATGGCTGTTAATAATACATATCTTGATGACCAGGAAGCAAAGGAACTCATCTGCGAAATCGGCAGAAGAATATACAATAAAAACTTCGTTGCTGCAAACGATGGAAACATTTCCATTAAAGTGAATGGCTTTGAACTCTGGACAACACCAACCGGAGTGAGCAAAGGGTTTATGACACCGGATATGATGGTTAAGATGGACCTTTCAGGCAATATACTGGAAGGGAAGATGAAGCCGTCTTCAGAAGTAAAGATGCACCTCAGAGTGTATCAGGAAAACCCTGAAGCAAAGGCTGTTGTCCATGCCCATCCTCCTGTGGCCACATCATTTGCCATAGCCGGAACCAGTCTTGAAAAACCCGTTTCTCCGGAGGCGGTAGTTTTGCTTGGCAAAGTGCCCGTAGCCCCGTATGCCACTCCCGGAACACAGGAAGTGCCGGATTCCATTGCCCCATACTGCAGGAATTACAATGCTGTCCTTTTAGCGAATCATGGCGCACTAACCTGGGGCAGGGATATAACAGAGGCCTATTTCCGGATGGAATCACTGGAACACTATGCACTTATGCTGATGTATTCCGAACACATCATTCAAAAGTCAAACGAACTGAGCACTGGACAAATTGCAGAGCTGATCTCAATCCGGGAGAAAATGGGCATTAAAACAGGAGGAGTACCGGTTCCGAAAAGTGAAAAGAAAATCCGGACGGCTCCCGGCCTGCCAGAAGAAATGATCGAAAATATTGTTCGGAGAGTAACGGAAGAAGTCCTAAAAAACGTTTTAAAATAG
- a CDS encoding S8 family peptidase: MKKKRALGAALLSMTMGLSVFTAGAFAKEPETQNETYRVLIQGPANAKASVNSQVDKRWDFGSDGMTAEVNAKQYQALLKNKNLKIEKVSEVTLDTARTEASKKDSVSIQAAGYPSDQTPWGIASIYNNSSITSTSGGSGIKVAVLDTGVYTSHIDLEGSAEQCKDFTQSTPIVNGSCTDRQGHGTHVAGTVLAHGGYDGQGIYGVAPQAKLWAYKVLGDNGSGYSDDIAGAIRHVADEASRTGSKVVINMSLGSSSKDSLISSAVDYAYSKGVLVVAAAGNSGYSANTIGYPGALKNAVAVAALENVQQNGTYRVANFSSRGNPNTDGDYVIQEKDVEVSAPGASIESTWYNGGYNTISGTSMATPHVAGLAAKIWSSSPSMSHTQLRTELQNRAKQYDIKGGYGAATGDDYASGFGYPRVK, encoded by the coding sequence ATGAAGAAAAAAAGGGCATTAGGAGCAGCACTTCTAAGTATGACAATGGGTTTATCAGTTTTCACAGCGGGGGCATTCGCAAAAGAACCTGAGACCCAAAACGAAACCTACCGGGTATTGATCCAGGGTCCGGCAAATGCTAAAGCCAGTGTGAATTCACAGGTGGACAAGCGCTGGGATTTTGGCAGCGATGGCATGACTGCAGAGGTTAATGCTAAGCAATACCAGGCACTCCTGAAAAATAAGAACTTAAAGATTGAAAAAGTAAGCGAAGTTACTCTTGATACTGCCAGAACTGAGGCGTCCAAGAAAGATTCAGTTTCTATTCAGGCAGCAGGATATCCTAGTGATCAGACACCATGGGGAATTGCTTCCATCTATAATAACAGCAGCATTACGAGTACGTCAGGCGGAAGCGGCATTAAGGTTGCTGTTCTTGATACAGGCGTTTATACAAGCCATATTGACCTGGAAGGCTCTGCGGAGCAGTGTAAGGACTTCACTCAATCCACTCCGATTGTAAATGGTTCATGTACGGATCGCCAGGGCCATGGCACACATGTAGCCGGGACGGTTTTAGCACATGGAGGATATGATGGCCAGGGTATTTATGGAGTGGCTCCACAGGCAAAGCTGTGGGCTTATAAAGTACTTGGAGACAATGGTTCAGGATATTCAGATGATATCGCAGGAGCAATCCGCCACGTAGCTGACGAAGCATCCCGTACTGGTTCTAAAGTGGTCATTAATATGTCCCTTGGTTCAAGCAGCAAGGATTCCCTCATCAGCAGTGCGGTTGATTACGCATACAGCAAAGGTGTTCTTGTTGTTGCCGCAGCAGGAAACTCAGGCTACAGCGCTAATACAATCGGCTATCCTGGAGCTTTAAAGAATGCGGTCGCGGTTGCAGCTCTTGAAAACGTTCAGCAAAACGGTACATACCGTGTAGCCAACTTCTCATCCCGCGGAAATCCTAACACGGACGGTGACTATGTCATTCAGGAAAAAGACGTGGAAGTGTCTGCACCTGGTGCAAGCATCGAGTCTACGTGGTATAACGGAGGCTATAACACGATCAGCGGAACATCCATGGCAACACCTCACGTAGCAGGGCTTGCAGCAAAAATTTGGTCATCCAGCCCATCCATGAGCCATACTCAGCTTCGCACAGAGCTTCAAAATCGTGCCAAGCAATATGACATAAAAGGCGGATACGGAGCAGCAACTGGTGATGACTATGCGTCAGGCTTCGGATACCCTCGCGTAAAATAA
- the mtnA gene encoding S-methyl-5-thioribose-1-phosphate isomerase, whose product MGKPVDVIQSVRLDDENDTLILLDQTVLPNEKNFLHLKELKDIWDAIYHLKVRGAPAIGIAAAYGVYLGTKQSAAASYEELYQDFKKAKEYLASSRPTAVNLFWALDRMEARFQKEEGKAAAEVKQALKKEAEKIRAEDEKVCESIGQHALSVLERGWGILTHCNAGTIATAKYGTALAPIYLGQEKGYDFKVYADETRPLLQGARLTAWELEEAGVDITLICDNMASIVMKEGKIQAVLVGCDRVAANGDAANKIGTSGVAILAKHYNIPFYVCAPLSTVDLACKTGDDIHIELRDSEEITSKWYEKPMAPEGVKTYNPAFDVTDNELITGIITENGIAYAPFTESLSKMFK is encoded by the coding sequence ATGGGAAAACCAGTTGATGTCATCCAGTCTGTCAGATTGGATGATGAAAACGATACGCTCATTCTATTAGATCAAACAGTTCTGCCGAATGAAAAGAACTTTTTGCATTTGAAAGAATTAAAGGATATTTGGGATGCAATCTATCATTTAAAGGTCCGAGGTGCACCTGCCATTGGAATAGCGGCGGCTTACGGTGTCTATTTGGGCACAAAGCAATCAGCGGCAGCGAGCTATGAGGAACTTTATCAGGATTTTAAAAAGGCGAAGGAATACCTGGCGTCATCACGGCCAACTGCGGTTAATCTTTTTTGGGCACTCGACCGCATGGAAGCCCGTTTCCAGAAGGAAGAAGGCAAAGCAGCAGCTGAAGTAAAGCAAGCCCTAAAAAAGGAAGCAGAAAAAATACGCGCTGAGGATGAAAAGGTGTGCGAGTCGATCGGACAGCACGCACTTTCTGTACTTGAGCGTGGATGGGGTATACTGACACACTGCAATGCCGGTACAATTGCGACCGCTAAATATGGGACAGCTCTAGCTCCAATTTATTTAGGGCAGGAAAAGGGATATGATTTTAAAGTATACGCCGATGAAACCCGCCCGCTTCTGCAGGGGGCACGCCTGACTGCATGGGAGCTCGAAGAAGCAGGTGTCGATATTACACTGATCTGCGATAATATGGCAAGCATCGTCATGAAAGAAGGCAAGATTCAAGCTGTGCTTGTTGGCTGTGACCGTGTTGCAGCCAATGGTGATGCAGCCAATAAGATTGGAACATCCGGCGTTGCGATTCTTGCGAAACATTATAATATACCTTTCTATGTTTGTGCTCCGCTGTCCACAGTCGATCTCGCATGCAAAACAGGGGACGATATCCATATAGAATTAAGAGATTCAGAAGAAATTACTTCTAAATGGTACGAAAAGCCGATGGCGCCAGAAGGTGTAAAAACCTATAATCCCGCATTCGATGTAACAGATAATGAACTGATTACAGGCATAATAACGGAGAATGGCATAGCTTATGCACCGTTCACTGAAAGTCTGTCTAAGATGTTTAAATAG